A genomic segment from Nitrospira sp. encodes:
- a CDS encoding Recombination inhibitory protein MutS2 yields the protein MLEWTKLLEVLASYAQSTVGAEECRSLQLAQDLREAQVLRQETSDMLLLCAGTDPFPLLRFPDVTDLLDRATKGACLEAHELRDIALVLELIEDVQRYLLHHQADAPTMGAMTAQFGPVGWYRRLTAALHAAVDPDGSMRESASPELQRLMHRANDLKQHMRHRLDQILHSRRYEEVLQEDYFAQREGRYVVPIKVDMQGRIPGIVHDVSASGATVFLEPRELVDLNNSIKVVDLDVEREVRRILRELSAMIVPHAPAIAEGLALLGRLDAVSAKAELSRRLQAVPPHLNDEGRILLKQARHPFLVLTKEQVVPNDLVFDETVRVLIISGPNTGGKTVVLKLLGLFSLMVRCGLHLPCAPDSEMAVFPSIYADIGDAQDLARDLSSFSAHITQMVQLLKEISNGADADVEPEPRHPGRALVLLDEPVTSTDPAEGAALASALLCRLAAVGVKVVATTHYSLLKGLATETLGFANASVEFNLDSLSPTYRLISGQPGGSAAIEIAGRLGMDRSLLQDARARLQGHNRVLETLLNDLQDKQRRLSEDMAAASLAKQAAEQAAREARQMLAFLQESERDERQGLKKKLSQEFQRARAAVQATLDELKRDQKLLRAKETKVRLIELEQEVRREVGEPQEPVSVEQLSVGDMVEVVGLGMTGTLLESPQGKKRVRLKVGEGEILANVASLAGIARIPQPSRSDPNKGPSAPPRRDSQAQASEDIQETFDVRGKTADEALDVVVAGLDRATLGGSPFVRIIHGHGTGRLKAALREYLKASPYVVTFRPGDRSEGGDGVTIVALR from the coding sequence GTGTTGGAGTGGACCAAGCTGTTGGAGGTGTTGGCTTCCTACGCCCAATCGACGGTCGGTGCGGAAGAATGTCGGTCGTTGCAGTTGGCACAAGACCTTCGAGAGGCGCAAGTACTCCGGCAGGAAACTTCCGATATGCTGCTGTTGTGCGCCGGTACCGATCCCTTTCCTCTGCTCAGGTTTCCCGACGTGACGGACCTGTTGGACCGTGCAACCAAGGGGGCCTGTTTAGAAGCCCATGAGTTGCGGGATATCGCGCTGGTGTTGGAGTTGATCGAGGACGTACAGCGCTATCTCTTGCATCACCAGGCCGATGCGCCGACCATGGGTGCGATGACAGCACAATTCGGGCCTGTAGGCTGGTACCGCCGGCTCACGGCCGCATTGCATGCCGCGGTCGACCCGGATGGGTCCATGCGGGAATCGGCCAGTCCCGAATTGCAGCGTCTGATGCATCGCGCCAACGATCTCAAGCAGCACATGCGGCACCGTCTCGACCAGATCCTGCATTCACGCCGTTATGAGGAGGTCCTGCAGGAAGACTATTTCGCGCAGCGCGAAGGGCGGTATGTCGTCCCGATCAAGGTCGACATGCAGGGCAGGATTCCCGGCATCGTACACGATGTGTCGGCGAGCGGCGCGACGGTGTTTCTGGAGCCGCGCGAGCTTGTGGACCTCAACAACTCCATCAAGGTGGTGGATCTGGACGTGGAGCGAGAGGTGCGGAGGATCTTGCGGGAGCTGTCGGCGATGATTGTCCCCCATGCGCCGGCGATCGCCGAGGGCCTGGCGCTGCTCGGACGACTCGATGCCGTCTCGGCCAAGGCGGAGTTGAGCCGGCGGCTGCAAGCGGTGCCGCCCCATCTCAACGACGAGGGCCGTATCCTGCTCAAACAAGCGCGACATCCGTTTCTTGTCTTGACCAAAGAGCAGGTCGTGCCGAACGACTTGGTGTTCGATGAAACGGTGCGGGTGCTGATTATTTCCGGTCCCAATACCGGCGGGAAAACCGTCGTGCTCAAGTTGCTCGGGCTGTTCTCCCTGATGGTGCGCTGCGGCCTGCATCTGCCCTGTGCGCCCGACTCGGAGATGGCCGTCTTTCCATCGATCTATGCCGACATCGGCGATGCGCAGGACTTGGCGCGGGACCTGTCCAGTTTTTCGGCCCACATCACCCAGATGGTGCAACTTCTGAAAGAAATTTCCAATGGAGCGGATGCCGACGTCGAACCTGAGCCGCGGCACCCAGGGCGGGCGTTGGTGTTGCTGGATGAACCGGTGACCTCCACAGATCCCGCCGAGGGCGCCGCGCTGGCGAGTGCGTTGCTGTGTCGCTTGGCGGCGGTGGGAGTGAAGGTGGTGGCCACGACGCACTATAGCCTGTTGAAGGGCCTGGCCACAGAAACGCTTGGTTTCGCCAATGCGAGCGTGGAATTCAACCTGGACAGCCTCTCGCCGACCTACCGGTTGATCTCCGGACAGCCGGGCGGGTCTGCGGCGATCGAGATCGCCGGGCGTCTGGGTATGGACCGGTCCCTGCTGCAGGATGCCCGAGCGCGTCTGCAGGGGCACAATCGGGTTCTGGAGACCCTGCTGAATGATTTGCAGGACAAACAGCGGCGGTTGAGCGAGGACATGGCGGCCGCGAGCCTGGCGAAGCAAGCGGCCGAACAGGCGGCGCGGGAGGCCCGACAAATGCTGGCGTTCTTGCAAGAGTCGGAACGGGACGAGCGGCAGGGGTTGAAGAAAAAACTGTCCCAAGAATTTCAACGTGCCAGGGCGGCGGTCCAAGCGACCCTCGATGAGTTGAAGCGCGATCAAAAATTGCTCAGGGCCAAGGAGACCAAGGTTCGGCTCATTGAATTGGAGCAGGAAGTCAGGCGTGAGGTTGGGGAGCCTCAAGAGCCGGTGTCGGTCGAGCAACTGTCGGTCGGAGACATGGTGGAGGTCGTCGGGTTGGGGATGACCGGGACACTGCTCGAAAGTCCGCAAGGGAAAAAGCGGGTACGGTTGAAAGTCGGGGAAGGGGAAATCCTGGCCAACGTGGCGAGCCTGGCAGGGATCGCACGGATCCCGCAGCCTTCCCGAAGCGATCCGAACAAAGGACCCTCAGCCCCGCCGAGACGAGACAGCCAGGCGCAGGCGTCCGAGGATATTCAAGAAACATTCGATGTACGCGGCAAGACGGCAGATGAGGCCCTGGATGTCGTGGTGGCCGGCCTCGATCGCGCCACCCTGGGCGGGAGTCCGTTCGTGCGCATCATTCACGGACATGGGACCGGCCGGCTCAAGGCCGCGTTGCGCGAGTATCTGAAGGCCTCCCCCTACGTCGTGACGTTCAGACCGGGCGATCGTTCAGAGGGAGGTGACGGGGTCACGATTGTGGCGTTACGATGA
- a CDS encoding ATP-binding region, ATPase-like:Histidine kinase A, N-terminal, translating to MSQRVSLQSLITLSVLSVGILSGTVGLAYAYWHAKQSLQTTVGITFQEIARQSADKAALMLVNEIEWLQRLSALPSMRASVEGEMQVGPVAQEFERWREEQNRYFHSLAIVRADGQLVGSRTSEHTRIFYAQQPWWSAVFRDHRPWAGPFTVDEEGRGYWEVAVPIGEQGGPVRGALKVIVGTDRILSSILGSRIGRTGHMMVLADDGSVLVCSLLPPTLHTALPAILAQWGTDTPAARWFRIEQDAHGERGGIVGVARVVLPAEVAQARVRYILMQQDPAETFEPLLALVEKLAAFWVGAIGFIAWLRWRLARRIVRPIGRLIERVDRLGAAKLSESLPAQPPCPPSGIVEIDALAASFDDLSQRLEQASRAKAQYVGRLEQANLDLATSEEHYRLLWNHSVDTKILVDPTGAIQDINRRGEVMLGRPAATMANRSVTDLVADFERPRLLSQLALVLQSGATLPAGTIQVPTPGGELTMELDFVPVRKSGRIESIVMQLSDLTERKELERQLLRSERLASLSQFASMFAHDIRNPLAGIKKTLEWLGRRPEMEQDPPRRCLEDLRFTTDLLLGMINDMLDVYQENYSGLPLSTSPVSPALLLKDVMQLFRSEAEAQDVRFLLRVPDDEVRIMGDGRRLQRVLINLVHNALKYSPPQGTIMVTLQVDETQASQGEGAAASPHGPTVTVQIEDEGPGITPEDLPHLFEMFFRKKDGQDYRIGRGLGLHFCRLVVEAHGGNIRAGNRPEGGALFTVALPVRQEQLCPLPS from the coding sequence ATGAGTCAGCGGGTCAGCCTCCAGAGTTTGATCACCCTGTCTGTGCTGTCGGTGGGAATTCTCTCCGGCACAGTGGGTCTCGCCTATGCCTACTGGCATGCCAAACAGTCTCTTCAAACCACCGTCGGCATCACGTTCCAGGAAATAGCCCGCCAAAGCGCCGATAAGGCGGCGTTGATGTTGGTGAATGAAATCGAATGGCTGCAACGGCTCAGTGCGTTGCCGAGCATGCGGGCATCCGTGGAAGGGGAGATGCAGGTCGGGCCGGTGGCGCAGGAGTTCGAACGGTGGCGTGAAGAGCAGAACCGGTATTTTCACTCGCTGGCGATCGTGCGGGCGGATGGGCAATTGGTCGGAAGCCGGACGAGTGAGCACACGCGAATCTTCTATGCGCAGCAACCCTGGTGGTCCGCCGTTTTCCGAGACCATCGTCCCTGGGCCGGTCCGTTCACGGTCGACGAGGAAGGTCGTGGGTACTGGGAAGTGGCGGTCCCGATCGGTGAACAGGGCGGGCCGGTACGCGGAGCCCTGAAGGTCATCGTCGGGACGGATCGCATTCTGTCCTCGATCCTGGGGAGCCGCATCGGCCGAACCGGTCACATGATGGTCCTGGCCGACGACGGATCGGTGCTTGTCTGTTCCCTGCTGCCCCCGACCCTCCATACCGCCCTTCCTGCGATCCTTGCTCAATGGGGAACGGACACACCAGCCGCCCGATGGTTCCGGATCGAGCAGGACGCCCATGGCGAGAGGGGAGGCATCGTCGGGGTGGCCCGCGTCGTCCTGCCAGCAGAGGTCGCACAGGCGCGGGTGCGGTACATCCTGATGCAACAGGATCCGGCCGAAACCTTCGAACCGTTATTGGCTCTGGTCGAAAAACTCGCGGCATTCTGGGTCGGGGCGATCGGCTTCATCGCCTGGCTCCGCTGGAGGCTGGCGCGACGCATCGTGCGTCCCATCGGCAGGCTGATCGAGCGCGTCGACCGACTCGGCGCAGCCAAGCTTTCAGAGTCGCTTCCGGCTCAGCCCCCCTGCCCGCCCTCCGGGATCGTGGAGATCGATGCGCTGGCGGCAAGTTTCGACGACCTATCCCAACGACTAGAGCAGGCATCGCGAGCCAAGGCACAGTACGTCGGCCGGTTGGAGCAGGCCAATCTCGACCTGGCCACCTCGGAGGAGCATTATCGTCTCCTGTGGAACCATTCGGTGGATACCAAAATCCTGGTCGATCCAACCGGCGCCATCCAAGACATCAATAGGCGCGGCGAGGTCATGCTGGGGCGGCCGGCAGCCACCATGGCCAATCGTTCGGTGACCGACCTCGTGGCGGACTTCGAACGGCCCCGCCTGCTGAGTCAGCTGGCGCTGGTGCTGCAAAGCGGAGCCACTCTTCCGGCCGGAACGATTCAGGTGCCGACGCCGGGCGGCGAGCTGACGATGGAATTGGATTTCGTGCCGGTCAGAAAATCCGGTCGCATCGAATCGATCGTGATGCAACTCAGCGACCTCACCGAACGGAAGGAACTCGAGCGCCAGCTGTTGCGGTCCGAGCGATTGGCGTCCTTGAGCCAATTCGCTTCGATGTTCGCCCATGACATCCGCAATCCGCTGGCCGGGATCAAGAAGACGCTGGAGTGGCTGGGCCGGCGTCCGGAAATGGAGCAGGACCCGCCGCGCCGCTGCCTGGAGGATCTGCGGTTCACCACCGACCTGCTGCTGGGCATGATCAACGACATGTTGGACGTCTACCAGGAAAACTATTCGGGCCTTCCGCTCAGCACCTCACCGGTCTCGCCCGCTCTGTTGCTGAAGGACGTGATGCAGCTCTTTCGCTCCGAGGCCGAAGCGCAAGACGTCCGATTCCTCCTGCGGGTTCCGGATGACGAGGTGCGGATCATGGGAGACGGGCGAAGATTGCAACGGGTGCTGATCAACCTCGTCCACAACGCGCTGAAGTACTCGCCGCCGCAAGGCACGATCATGGTGACCCTGCAGGTCGATGAGACACAGGCTTCGCAAGGGGAAGGAGCCGCCGCGTCCCCTCACGGTCCGACGGTGACGGTTCAGATCGAAGACGAAGGGCCAGGGATCACACCGGAGGACTTGCCGCATCTGTTTGAAATGTTCTTCAGGAAGAAGGACGGACAGGACTACCGGATCGGCCGCGGCCTCGGGTTACACTTCTGTCGCCTGGTGGTCGAAGCCCATGGCGGCAATATCAGGGCCGGAAATCGTCCGGAAGGCGGCGCTCTGTTTACGGTCGCCTTGCCGGTCAGGCAGGAGCAGTTATGCCCATTACCATCTTGA
- a CDS encoding M48 family metalloprotease codes for MPSNNRNLLAGLVALSMSVGGCAEVQRAAEDVARQSGNPRLAGAIHGAGNVVGSFLPIGYEEESSIGQAIALQVVARYGGVVDQPELVRYVNLVARAVANTSDRPDIPYRVAILDHESINAFAAPAGYIFVTRGLLKHIRNEAELAAVLGHEIAHVSEKHILEVIQRSKRLAGVTEAGLAYAISNPAAFKGVIDGAVKKLLDEGLDQAKETEADQVGEVFAARVGYDAQAYVALLTRLRDLKGDDRAFFKTHPDFSSRIDAVQQTIRTKHLTTTGLLLQERFARMTKRV; via the coding sequence ATGCCAAGCAATAATAGGAACCTGCTGGCCGGTCTGGTTGCGCTTTCCATGAGTGTGGGCGGTTGCGCCGAGGTGCAGCGTGCGGCGGAGGATGTCGCGAGACAATCGGGCAATCCGCGTTTGGCCGGCGCAATCCACGGCGCGGGCAATGTCGTCGGCAGTTTTCTCCCTATCGGATATGAAGAAGAATCGTCCATCGGGCAGGCGATCGCGTTGCAGGTCGTGGCGCGTTATGGCGGTGTGGTGGATCAGCCTGAATTGGTCCGATATGTGAATCTGGTGGCCAGGGCGGTGGCCAATACGTCCGACCGGCCAGACATTCCCTACCGCGTCGCCATCCTGGACCACGAGTCGATCAACGCGTTTGCCGCCCCGGCCGGATACATCTTCGTGACCCGTGGATTGCTCAAGCACATCCGCAACGAGGCGGAGCTGGCCGCGGTCTTGGGTCATGAAATCGCCCACGTGAGCGAAAAGCATATCCTCGAGGTGATCCAGCGGAGCAAACGCCTGGCAGGTGTGACCGAAGCAGGTCTGGCCTATGCCATCAGCAATCCCGCTGCGTTCAAGGGCGTGATCGACGGCGCCGTCAAGAAACTGCTCGATGAAGGCCTCGATCAAGCCAAAGAAACGGAGGCCGATCAGGTGGGCGAGGTGTTCGCGGCACGGGTGGGTTACGATGCCCAGGCTTATGTCGCTTTGTTGACGAGATTGCGGGACCTCAAGGGGGACGACCGCGCGTTCTTCAAAACCCATCCCGATTTTTCTTCGCGCATCGACGCAGTGCAACAGACGATTCGAACCAAGCACCTCACGACGACGGGGCTGTTGCTCCAGGAGCGGTTCGCTCGCATGACCAAGCGAGTCTAG
- a CDS encoding Two-component transcriptional response regulator, LuxR family, whose product MPITILIAEDQRLFRQSLRMLLEHERDLVVVGEAMDGRQAFDLAVAEKPGIVLMDVDMPRLDGITATRLIRSCVPDSKVLMLSVHDDDARIVAAVQAGACGYILKDADHQEFLRIIRATYKGEPVRSAFMPDGFAKKAVALANKQDESGARGLTMLTDREREILACAAAGRSNKDIADQLCVSLDTVKTHLHHIYQKLKVSGRVEAVLTYLGNG is encoded by the coding sequence ATGCCCATTACCATCTTGATCGCCGAAGATCAGCGGCTGTTCCGCCAGAGCCTGCGCATGTTGCTCGAACACGAACGGGACCTTGTCGTGGTCGGGGAGGCGATGGACGGCCGGCAGGCGTTCGACCTCGCGGTGGCAGAAAAGCCGGGGATCGTGCTCATGGATGTGGATATGCCTAGGCTGGACGGCATCACCGCCACGCGGTTGATCCGGAGTTGTGTGCCGGACAGCAAGGTGCTGATGCTCTCGGTGCATGACGACGATGCCCGCATCGTGGCGGCCGTACAGGCGGGAGCCTGCGGGTACATTCTCAAGGACGCGGATCATCAGGAGTTCCTTCGGATCATTCGCGCCACCTACAAGGGCGAGCCGGTTCGGTCTGCCTTCATGCCGGACGGGTTTGCCAAGAAGGCGGTGGCCCTGGCCAATAAGCAGGACGAGTCCGGCGCACGCGGCTTGACCATGCTGACCGATCGCGAGCGGGAAATCCTGGCCTGCGCGGCGGCCGGTCGTAGCAACAAGGATATCGCCGATCAACTCTGCGTGTCCCTCGATACCGTGAAGACGCACCTCCACCACATCTATCAAAAGCTGAAGGTGAGCGGTCGGGTGGAAGCGGTGCTCACCTACCTGGGTAACGGTTAG
- a CDS encoding Adenylate cyclase — MQPLSLSLVLQYDSPANSVTVIPAGPLMASATSAKRILSAIWVGLAVFAVVTGLHMTGWFDVVELKALDHLVRRYADPAKADSDLVLLAIDESSLEAFGRWPWPRDRHGYVVRYLKQAGARAVVFDVMFFEPDENAEEFDQSFADDLKAAGNVFLPMLFQSEPTPIPLDLQAHATVKVEGPDAGRATTAETYAGVKLPIPVLAQQARGLGVINLSADADGPTRRIPLVRQVKGSPVPHLSLTLAQYLLGSDRLSFRDGSLQIGTNNIPLDADGNLMLEWHGSLEQTYHAGKYSIGRVLQAFAQQQKGERPSLDPSVFKDKVVFIAGTAAGLYDLRVTPFSASTPGVLIHMAALDNLLHGQALRPAPAWVSLATLLLLCLVSAGTFMLFRSYVIKFGVTIGLAAAYYVLVVHAFSVHERWLDLVFPEAALALAFGTAATVEYVTEGKQRRLMRAAFDKYMSAEVVEEIMRNPEAIKLGGEKKDISIFFSDIAGFTTISEKMSPEDLVMLLNRYLSAMTTIIKNGHRGNVNKYLGDGIMALFGAPLDDLAHASLACYAALDCQAELVRLRGIWRQEGLPEIGARIGINSGPCIVGNMGSEERMEYTVTGDTVNLASRLEGAGKFYGTSILIGQRTAELAKKDVEVREIDLLRVKGKKEPVVVFELLARKGQLDENKRRVVEVYLEGLAAYKTRNFSTACARFSEAVALDSSDGPSRVYLERSANYRQTPPPSDWDGVYELTSK, encoded by the coding sequence ATGCAGCCCCTTTCTCTCTCCCTCGTTCTCCAGTACGATAGTCCCGCAAACAGCGTGACCGTTATTCCGGCCGGTCCTCTCATGGCATCCGCGACAAGCGCAAAAAGAATCCTGTCGGCGATCTGGGTGGGACTGGCGGTCTTCGCCGTCGTCACCGGCCTCCATATGACCGGGTGGTTCGACGTGGTGGAACTCAAGGCGCTGGATCACCTGGTCCGGCGCTACGCCGATCCTGCCAAAGCCGATTCCGACCTCGTCTTGCTGGCGATCGATGAGTCGAGCCTCGAAGCCTTCGGCCGTTGGCCATGGCCGCGCGATCGTCACGGCTATGTCGTGCGGTATTTGAAACAGGCGGGGGCCAGGGCTGTCGTGTTCGACGTCATGTTCTTCGAGCCGGATGAGAATGCCGAGGAGTTCGATCAGTCCTTCGCCGATGATCTGAAGGCGGCGGGCAACGTCTTCCTCCCCATGCTGTTCCAGTCGGAACCCACTCCGATTCCCCTTGACCTGCAGGCCCACGCAACCGTGAAGGTCGAGGGGCCGGATGCCGGTCGCGCGACGACGGCTGAGACCTACGCCGGAGTGAAGCTGCCGATTCCGGTCCTGGCGCAACAGGCGCGTGGCTTGGGTGTCATCAACCTTTCAGCCGATGCGGACGGACCGACGAGACGAATTCCCCTCGTGAGGCAGGTGAAGGGAAGCCCGGTGCCGCACCTGTCGCTGACCTTGGCGCAATACCTGCTTGGTTCGGACAGACTATCGTTTCGGGACGGCAGTTTGCAGATCGGCACCAACAACATTCCCCTCGATGCGGACGGCAACCTCATGCTCGAATGGCATGGGTCGTTGGAACAGACCTACCATGCCGGGAAGTATTCGATCGGGAGGGTCTTGCAGGCCTTCGCACAACAGCAGAAGGGCGAACGGCCGTCGCTCGATCCGTCGGTATTCAAAGACAAGGTCGTGTTCATCGCCGGAACGGCGGCTGGTCTCTACGACCTGCGTGTCACGCCGTTCTCCGCGTCGACTCCCGGTGTGCTCATTCACATGGCGGCGTTGGACAACCTGCTGCACGGGCAGGCGCTGCGACCGGCTCCCGCCTGGGTCTCGCTCGCGACCCTACTGTTGCTCTGCCTGGTTTCGGCCGGGACCTTCATGTTGTTCCGCTCCTATGTCATCAAGTTCGGCGTCACGATCGGATTGGCGGCGGCCTACTATGTCTTGGTCGTGCATGCCTTCTCCGTGCATGAACGCTGGCTGGACCTGGTGTTCCCCGAAGCAGCCTTGGCGTTGGCATTCGGCACGGCTGCGACCGTCGAGTATGTCACCGAAGGGAAACAGCGCCGCCTGATGCGGGCGGCCTTCGATAAGTACATGTCTGCCGAGGTCGTCGAAGAGATCATGCGGAATCCCGAGGCCATCAAGCTCGGCGGCGAGAAAAAGGACATCTCGATCTTCTTTTCCGACATCGCGGGCTTCACCACGATCTCGGAAAAGATGTCTCCCGAGGATCTGGTGATGCTGCTCAATCGGTATCTGTCGGCGATGACGACCATCATCAAGAACGGCCATCGCGGCAATGTGAACAAGTATCTCGGCGACGGGATCATGGCCCTCTTCGGCGCGCCCCTGGACGATCTCGCCCATGCGTCGCTCGCCTGCTACGCGGCGTTGGACTGCCAGGCTGAGTTAGTCCGGCTCCGCGGGATCTGGAGGCAGGAGGGATTGCCGGAGATCGGCGCCAGGATCGGCATCAACTCAGGTCCCTGCATCGTCGGCAACATGGGTTCCGAGGAACGGATGGAATATACGGTGACCGGCGACACGGTGAACCTGGCTTCGCGCCTCGAAGGTGCCGGCAAGTTTTACGGCACGTCGATTCTGATCGGACAGCGGACGGCGGAACTGGCCAAGAAGGACGTTGAAGTGCGGGAGATCGATCTGCTACGAGTGAAGGGTAAAAAAGAGCCGGTCGTCGTGTTCGAACTCCTGGCCCGGAAGGGACAGCTGGACGAGAACAAACGACGGGTCGTCGAGGTGTACCTGGAGGGCCTGGCTGCCTATAAAACGCGCAATTTCTCGACTGCCTGCGCGAGATTTTCGGAGGCCGTCGCGTTGGATTCATCGGATGGGCCCTCACGGGTGTACCTGGAACGGTCCGCCAACTATCGACAGACTCCACCACCGTCGGATTGGGATGGGGTCTATGAATTGACGTCAAAGTAG
- a CDS encoding protease Do has protein sequence MKIYVILLSLVCATAGIVWASERQPVPAEKPAGSGVIVHHDGYILTAHHVVSNAKRITVVTSGEFRAPALLVSVDAEHDLALLKIETVGLSEASLGYAGAVKLDQEVIAVGFQFGLREITVTRGHVAAVRTKGVQRVFQVDAAVNPGNSGGPVFNRRGEVVGILTTKFTHPSGIVPEGMAFAVPISYATPLLANIPDFDFSSIGKARKDSKKGKGNGDLVTELARTSVRIETVRMSEGSAPPAPSGPASPPADGQRGGHPSVASAPTLPARPHELPPMAGDEYLDRVNAHLRASQQEELKRLLDQGLTPPPGMTLIPAGEFLMGMEDGLPDARPLHRLYLSSYWIDQHGVTNGEYRQCVDRGGCLPPKVREAFDDPQLVRHPVTNVTWTQAQAYCQWAGKRLPTEAEWEKAARGTDGRRYPWGNSDETILKNRVKMTDMKTSIDGVEPTGMPAAPASPYGVSGMVGMVSEWVRDWYAEDFYRTSPSRDPQGPLRGTFRVLRGGGWMERPLELRTGYRSWDEMTYWGPTLGFRCANDVP, from the coding sequence ATGAAGATCTACGTGATCCTCCTGAGCCTCGTGTGTGCGACCGCCGGGATTGTATGGGCGAGTGAACGCCAACCGGTCCCTGCGGAAAAGCCCGCCGGCAGCGGCGTCATCGTCCACCATGACGGCTACATCCTGACGGCCCACCATGTCGTATCGAACGCCAAGCGCATCACGGTCGTGACCTCCGGAGAATTCCGGGCGCCGGCCCTGCTGGTCAGCGTCGACGCGGAACATGACTTGGCCCTCTTGAAGATCGAGACGGTCGGATTGTCCGAGGCATCCCTCGGCTACGCCGGTGCCGTGAAATTGGATCAAGAGGTCATCGCCGTCGGATTTCAGTTCGGGCTGCGCGAAATCACCGTCACCCGCGGACATGTGGCCGCCGTGCGGACCAAGGGGGTGCAGCGGGTATTTCAAGTGGATGCGGCGGTGAACCCCGGCAACAGCGGGGGGCCGGTATTCAATCGGCGGGGCGAAGTCGTGGGGATCCTCACCACGAAGTTTACCCATCCTTCCGGGATCGTCCCTGAAGGCATGGCGTTTGCCGTCCCGATCAGTTACGCCACGCCTCTGCTGGCCAACATTCCGGATTTTGATTTTTCTTCCATCGGGAAGGCCAGAAAGGACTCCAAGAAAGGGAAGGGAAACGGAGATCTGGTCACGGAACTGGCACGTACGTCGGTGCGGATCGAAACGGTCCGCATGTCCGAAGGATCGGCTCCGCCGGCCCCGTCCGGTCCGGCCTCTCCGCCGGCGGACGGTCAACGAGGTGGTCACCCGTCGGTGGCGTCGGCCCCGACGCTCCCAGCACGCCCCCATGAATTACCCCCCATGGCCGGTGACGAATACCTCGACCGCGTGAACGCTCATCTCCGGGCGAGTCAACAGGAGGAATTGAAACGGCTTCTCGACCAGGGGCTGACGCCTCCTCCCGGGATGACGCTGATTCCGGCCGGTGAGTTCTTGATGGGGATGGAGGACGGCCTTCCGGATGCCCGCCCGCTCCATCGTCTCTACTTGAGTTCCTACTGGATCGATCAGCATGGGGTGACCAATGGTGAATATCGACAATGTGTGGACAGGGGAGGGTGTCTGCCTCCGAAAGTCCGTGAAGCATTCGATGATCCGCAGCTGGTACGGCATCCGGTCACGAACGTCACCTGGACTCAAGCTCAGGCCTATTGCCAATGGGCCGGAAAACGGTTGCCCACGGAGGCGGAGTGGGAAAAGGCGGCCAGGGGGACCGATGGGCGGCGGTACCCCTGGGGCAACAGCGACGAGACCATCCTAAAAAACAGAGTCAAGATGACGGACATGAAAACATCGATCGACGGTGTCGAACCGACGGGAATGCCGGCGGCCCCCGCCTCACCCTATGGAGTGTCCGGCATGGTGGGAATGGTCTCGGAGTGGGTGCGAGATTGGTATGCGGAAGATTTTTACCGGACCTCGCCCTCGCGGGATCCGCAGGGTCCGTTGCGAGGGACCTTTCGTGTCCTGCGCGGCGGCGGTTGGATGGAGCGTCCCCTCGAACTGCGGACCGGTTATCGAAGCTGGGATGAGATGACCTACTGGGGCCCGACCCTGGGATTTCGCTGCGCGAACGACGTCCCGTAA
- a CDS encoding Two-component system sensor histidine kinase, protein MRRRLPWMLAWPVVGAWLTVTPSTWALDPSQHSTLPFQTILELEQIARLLAILLDSGRAVVNDNQTLLDDPAKADKGFTPEVFERQLLDMFRGRAGIDLQEIDTVKLPSRDKVLLKELVAVSKQVIADDQANLNRHGAGFKGFIPAVFGARVATRFTAKTGVRLKQTALAPRNPANRPDPYERIALEAFADASYPREKVISEMAANSSALRLMFPLYATRHCLDCHGGPKGGLDRTGHPREGLTLGQNAGAISVLLPVTK, encoded by the coding sequence ATGCGACGTCGTCTGCCGTGGATGCTGGCGTGGCCGGTAGTAGGAGCATGGCTCACCGTCACACCTTCGACGTGGGCACTCGACCCGTCTCAACATTCCACCCTTCCTTTTCAAACGATTCTCGAACTGGAGCAGATCGCCCGTCTGCTGGCCATCCTGCTCGACTCCGGCCGCGCGGTCGTCAATGACAACCAGACCTTGTTAGACGACCCGGCGAAGGCCGACAAGGGATTCACGCCGGAGGTTTTCGAACGACAATTGCTGGACATGTTTCGCGGCCGCGCCGGCATTGATCTGCAAGAGATCGACACGGTCAAGCTGCCCTCCCGCGACAAAGTTTTGCTCAAGGAACTGGTGGCGGTGAGCAAGCAAGTGATCGCAGACGACCAGGCGAACCTCAATCGCCACGGCGCCGGATTCAAGGGATTCATTCCGGCCGTGTTCGGCGCGCGCGTCGCCACCAGATTTACCGCCAAGACCGGCGTGCGCTTGAAACAAACGGCGTTGGCTCCACGGAATCCTGCCAATCGGCCGGATCCGTACGAACGGATCGCGCTGGAGGCCTTTGCGGATGCTTCCTATCCCAGGGAGAAAGTCATCAGCGAGATGGCGGCCAACAGCTCTGCGTTGCGCCTGATGTTCCCGCTGTATGCGACGCGACACTGTCTCGACTGCCATGGAGGACCCAAAGGAGGCCTCGACCGCACGGGGCATCCGCGGGAGGGCCTCACGTTGGGGCAAAATGCCGGTGCCATCAGCGTCCTGCTGCCGGTTACGAAATGA